From Juglans regia cultivar Chandler chromosome 8, Walnut 2.0, whole genome shotgun sequence, the proteins below share one genomic window:
- the LOC108985169 gene encoding metallothiol transferase FosB-like gives MEIEEVSSYEALPLLSLNHVSVMCRSVWDSVRFYEDVLGFFLIKRPSSFNFNGAWLYNYGIGIHLIENPSIDEFDMTINEPRPINPKDNHISFQCTDVALVIRRLQDLGMRYVTAVVEDGGAKVDQVFFHDPDGYMVELCNCENIPVIPISSCSFKPRRQSFKKQAPATCGFMENVMMESLSMDMLNFSF, from the exons ATGGAGATTGAGGAAGTAAGCAGCTACGAGGCACTGCCTCTTCTCTCCTTAAACCATGTGTCCGTAATGTGCAGATCAGTTTGGGATTCAGTGCGGTTCTATGAAGACGTCTTGGgcttttttctcatcaaacgCCCCTCTTCTTTCAACTTCAATGGAGCTTG GTTGTACAATTATGGGATTGGGATACACTTGATTGAGAACCCATCAATCGATGAGTTTGACATGACTATCAATGAACCGCGACCAATTAATCCGAAGGACAACCACATCTCCTTCcag TGTACAGATGTTGCACTTGTAATAAGGAGGCTGCAAGATTTGGGGATGAGATATGTCACAGCAGTGGTCGAGGACGGAGGGGCTAAGGTGGATCAAGTTTTCTTCCATGACCCAGATGGATATATGGTGGAGCTCTGCAACTGCGAGAATATCCCAGTTATTCCCATCTCTTCCTGCTCATTCAAGCCCAGAAGGCAAAGCTTCAAGAAGCAGGCACCTGCTACATGTGGTTTCATGGAGAATGTGATGATGGAGAGCCTGAGCATGGACATGCTGAACTTCTCATTTTAA